The Bdellovibrio sp. ZAP7 DNA segment ATATCTTGGGTTTATTGGACGTGCCGACAGCGGGCTCCTATAAACTTCATGGTCGCGAGGTTTCAAAACTTTCTGAAGATGAGCTCGCGATCTTACGCCGCGATGAAATCGGTTTTATCTTTCAGCAGTTCAATCTGCTGCCAAGAATGCCGGCGTGGCAAAACGTGTCTTTGCCGCTTTTATATTCTGAAAAGAAATTTGATTTCTCTAAGGCCGAAGTGCTTCTGGGAAAAGTAGGCTTGGGCACTCGGGGTGATCATAAACCGAATGAGTTATCAGGTGGTCAGCAGCAACGTGTGGCAATCGCACGGTCTTTAATTAATAATCCTCGTATCATTTTCGCCGATGAACCCACAGGAAACTTGGACTCGAAAAGTGAAAAAGAGATCATGGATATTCTAAAATCCTTGAATGCTCAAGGTATCACGGTCGTTATCGTCACCCACGAAGAAGAAATCGGGGCGCAAGCCAATCGCTTGATCCGTATGCGTGACGGCGTCGTGCAAAGTGACGAGCGTAAAGTGCCTTTGAATAAAAGCAACGCCCCGCTATCGGATCAGTCCTTGGATTCAGCTTTTCACTTTGGCGAGTTGATTGAGCACTTCCACCAAGGTTGGAAAACGTTGGCAGCCAACAAAGTTCGTTCAGGACTTTCCATGCTGGGTATTTTGATTGGTGTCGCAGCAGTCGTCACTATGCTGGCATTGGGCGCAGGCGCGCAGCAATCGATTGAAAAGCAATTGTCATCTATGGGCTCTAATCTTTTAATTTTGCGCGCGGGGAATGTGCGTGTGGCGGGGGTTGCCCAGGAGTCGGGCGTAAGGATTCGTATAACCACCGATGACGTGGCAGCCTTGAAAGCCCAAATCCCTTCGATTAAAAATATTGTTTCAAATGTAAATGGACGGGGCCAAGTTACTTATCTTAATAAAAACTGGAATACCTCCGTTGTAGGGGTATCGACGGCATTTGTCGAGGTAAGAAACGCAGAACCTGTGTTAGGCCGTTTTTTTTCGGATGACGAAAATCAACGCCGCGCTTTGGTGGCGGTCATTGGCAGAACTGTTTCAAGAGAGCTATTCGGTGATAAATCCCCGATGGGCGAAGTGATCAAAATTAATAAAATCAATTTCACCGTGATCGGAATGCTCCCAGAAAAAGGTGCGCAAGGTCCGAATGACCAAGACGACCGCATCGTCATTCCCGTGCAAACCGCAATGTATCGCATGTTTGGTAAGAACTACGTGGACTCTGTCGACGTTGAGGTTGCGCAAAAAGAATTGATCGACGAAACTCAATCCTCACTGAAGGAAGTTTTAAATAAACGCCATCGGGTGCCTTTGTCTGCTCAAAGCGATGCGTTCCAAATCTTCAACATGGCGGACCTTCAGCAAGCGATCGAAAGCAGCAGTAAAACCATGTCGATGCTTTTAAGCTCCATCGCCGCTATTTCATTGTTGGTCGGTGGTATCGGGATCATGAACATTATGTTGGTGTCGGTCACAGAAAGAACTCGTGAGATCGGTCTGCGCAAAGCCGTCGGCGGCCGCAAGATAGATATCTTAATGCAATTCCTGGCAGAATCCGTCGTGGTTTCGGTGATCGGTGGATTGTTGGGGATTGCTCTGGCCTGGGGAGTAACTGCAGGCTTAGCGGCAGCAATGGGTTGGCCCATGTCCATCTCTGCAAATGCAGTGGGCCTGTCCTTCTTTTTCTCTGCCTTCATCGGCATCGTCTTCGGTCTTTACCCGGCAAAGAAAGCCTCAGAACTTCATCCGATCGATGCCCTTCGCCACGAATAGGTACGGACACACTTTGTCCATAACCGATTGTTCTTTTTAATTACCGGGAACGGTTTATGGACAAATGGTGTCCGTACCTATTCGGTAACTTTTAGAAGGTGGGAGTGGAATTCTTGGGGTTTTTTTAAGATCTTGATTTGGTCGAAAACTTCTTTTGCCTCGGTATTTTTCAACGACAAAGCCTTCAACCACTGTTTCGTGCGGGAAACTGCGAAATAGTCATTGATGTACTCAGTGCTGGCAGCAAAGAACTGCGGAAGCAAAGGCTTCGCACGTTGCCAGTTCATTTCTTCGACAGTCTCTTGTTTGAGGCTTTGTTTGATCTGTTTAAAAATAAACGGGTTGCTCATCACTCCACGGCCAATCATGTAATCGTCGCAGCCCGTGACTTCCACGCAGCGGTGAAAATCATGAACATTCCAGATTTCGCCATTCGCGATAATCTTGATCTTAGTTTTTTCTTTAATGCGAGGGATCCATTCCCAGTACGCAGGTGGTTTGTAACCATCTGTCTTTGTACGGCAGTGGATCGTCAGCCAGGAAGCGTTCGCTGCTTCAACTGCTTGCGCAATGTCAATACATTTTGTGGGATCGTCAAAACCCAGACGGATTTTCGCAGTCACTGGTACGTGAGCTGGTACAGCCTTACGAACTGTATCCACGATCGTGTGAACACGGTCGCAGGATTTTAGCAACGAAGCGCCACCATCGTGACGGTTCACAGTTTTAGCTGGGCAGCCAAAATTCAAATCAATACCTAAGGCTCCGAGTTTGACGGCACGTTCAGCATTCAAAGCTAACGGCTCGGCTTGACCTCCTAAAAGCTGTACGAACACCGGTGTGCCCCAGCGTGTGCGGGAGCCCGTGCGAAGTTCAGGACAGTTTTTAAGAAACACGCTCTCGGGATGCAGGCGATCGGTGACGCGTAAGAATTCTGTCACGCACTGATCCACGCCACCGATCTGAGTAAGAGTATCTCTCATCACCCAGTCGACAACACCTTCCATCGGAGCCA contains these protein-coding regions:
- a CDS encoding ABC transporter permease — its product is MIEISGIKKSYKMGDNIVEALRDVTLTIEDGDFVAIMGPSGSGKSTLMHILGLLDVPTAGSYKLHGREVSKLSEDELAILRRDEIGFIFQQFNLLPRMPAWQNVSLPLLYSEKKFDFSKAEVLLGKVGLGTRGDHKPNELSGGQQQRVAIARSLINNPRIIFADEPTGNLDSKSEKEIMDILKSLNAQGITVVIVTHEEEIGAQANRLIRMRDGVVQSDERKVPLNKSNAPLSDQSLDSAFHFGELIEHFHQGWKTLAANKVRSGLSMLGILIGVAAVVTMLALGAGAQQSIEKQLSSMGSNLLILRAGNVRVAGVAQESGVRIRITTDDVAALKAQIPSIKNIVSNVNGRGQVTYLNKNWNTSVVGVSTAFVEVRNAEPVLGRFFSDDENQRRALVAVIGRTVSRELFGDKSPMGEVIKINKINFTVIGMLPEKGAQGPNDQDDRIVIPVQTAMYRMFGKNYVDSVDVEVAQKELIDETQSSLKEVLNKRHRVPLSAQSDAFQIFNMADLQQAIESSSKTMSMLLSSIAAISLLVGGIGIMNIMLVSVTERTREIGLRKAVGGRKIDILMQFLAESVVVSVIGGLLGIALAWGVTAGLAAAMGWPMSISANAVGLSFFFSAFIGIVFGLYPAKKASELHPIDALRHE
- a CDS encoding tRNA-dihydrouridine synthase codes for the protein MKLFLAPMEGVVDWVMRDTLTQIGGVDQCVTEFLRVTDRLHPESVFLKNCPELRTGSRTRWGTPVFVQLLGGQAEPLALNAERAVKLGALGIDLNFGCPAKTVNRHDGGASLLKSCDRVHTIVDTVRKAVPAHVPVTAKIRLGFDDPTKCIDIAQAVEAANASWLTIHCRTKTDGYKPPAYWEWIPRIKEKTKIKIIANGEIWNVHDFHRCVEVTGCDDYMIGRGVMSNPFIFKQIKQSLKQETVEEMNWQRAKPLLPQFFAASTEYINDYFAVSRTKQWLKALSLKNTEAKEVFDQIKILKKPQEFHSHLLKVTE